The genomic segment TCGATACCGCAATAGCGCGGTTGCGCCATTTTCGTCTGCATGATCACCCGAATGGAGTTGACGGCTCGCCTCGTTGATGCGGGCGGCGCCAGGCGCATTTTTTAAGCGAAGCGGATCGCGTTCGCGTGCGGAAAATGCGCGGAAATGAAAGAGCGGGAGCTTTAGCCGATGGGGCGTGGCCTGACAACTCGTCAGCGGCCGTTTTGGCCTGCGGCTTGCGGTCTTTCTTCGTGTTTTTCTTTCAAACTTTCTTGCTGCCTTTCTTTCTGTCTTTCTTGCGGCCAGCGCTGCAGGGCCGCATGGCCGATTTCTGTCAGGGCATAAATGCCGCGCTCAGTGCGCGCGAACCAGCCGTAGTAATTGTCGCGCAGGATCTGTGCGGCTTTGGGCGCGTTGGGGCGCAGATCGCGCGGCCGCAGGGGACCGGGGACCAGGGCCGCGGCGCAGATCAAAGCTTCCTGCCGATAGGCGGTCATCACCGGTGCGCGGGTGCTGCCGCCGACGGCGGGATCGCCCTGGCGGCGGCGATGTTCCTCGACCAGCCGGGCGCGCTTGCGGGTATCCTTGCGCGGCATGGGTGCTACGGGGCTGACGAGGACACTGACATCGCCGGCCTGCGAGACGCCAAGCATGCCAAAGCCGAGGCGGCGACAGAGATTGCGGAAACGTGCGTCGCTTTCCCGGCCGTTGCCACGCAGGGATGTACGCGCCACCAGCCAGACCTCGTCGGCGGCCGCGGCGCGGTCGACCGCTTGCAGCACCAGTTCGAGATTGAACGACAGTTTCAGTTCGCCAATGACGACGATGGGCGGCTCGCCGTCCTTCAGCGCCACCAGATCGCAATTGCCGATCTCACCTTTGACCGTGAAGCCCAGGTCTTCGAGAAAATGCTTCACAGGCAGATAGAGCGAGGTCTCGGGCACCGGCAGTCCATTGATGGGTGGCCATTGATCGGTGGCAAGTGATCCGTGGCAATTGATCCGTGGCTTGGGGCCGGCACGCCTAGCGAATCACCGGCTGGCTGAAACTACCACGTCGCGATTTCGCCCTAGGATACCCGGGCGCTGCGGAACCGGCGGCGATCCAAGCTGGCGACGTCGGCTGGCGGGGCTGGGCGCGCGGGCACGGTGCTCAGCAAGGCCGGACTGAACAGGCGGTAGGTGTTGCGGCCAGAGGCTTTCGCGGCATAAAGGGCGGCATCGGCCTGGGTGAAAAGCTCGCTGGCTTGGCGGGTGCCGACACAAGCGACTCCCACCGAGGCGCCGATTTGAAACGAGCGGTCGGCGTATCTGATCGGTTGGCTGATGGCTTCGACGATCCGTTCCGCCGTTGTGTCGATGTCGGTTTGCGCGCAGGTGGCGCTCAACAGCACGGCGAATTCGTCACCGCCGATGCGCGCCACGAAATCGCCCTCACCGCAGATGCTTTTCAGGCGTATGGCGGCTTCTTTGAGGCATTCGTCGCCGAGCGCGTGGCCGAAAAGATCGTTGATCTGTTTGAAGCCGTCGAGATCAACCAGCAGCAGCGCGCCGAACGGCGCCTCCGCTCCTTCGGCCAGGGCATCAAGCCGCATCTGAAACGAGCCGCGGTTGGCGAGCCCGGTCATGATGTCGAATTCGGCGAGATAGCGCATGCGGTCGGAGAGGAGCTTCTCTTCCGTGACATCTTGCTTCATGCCGAAGATGCGCACCGGCAGGCCATTCTCGCACTCGACCGTGGCGGTGATCCTGATCCAGCGGTGACGGCCCTTGGCGGTGATGATCTCGGCGTCGAGATGGAACCCGCCGCGCTCAGCGATGGCGCGGCTGCGTCGCTCGTGCAACTGGTGCAGGGACTCGGGGGTGTAAAACGTCAGCAGGTTCTGGCGGTCGAGCGGGGCGCCACGGGGAAGTTCGAACAGGTCATAGACCTGATCGGTCCAGGTCAAGCCTTCGTCGGCGAGCTCGCATTCCCACACGCCGATCCGTGCCGTGGCCGAGGCGCGATCGAAGATTTTGCGGCTGTGGGCGAGCGCCGCCGATTGTTCGCGAATGAACTGGGCCTGGGCTTCCAGTTCGGCCCGCAGCGTCGCGATGGTGGCGGCATCGCCCGGCCGGCGGCTCTCGGGAGGCCAATTTTTTAGAGGCCTGGGGACAGCGGGCATGGGTGACGGCTCAATCGTCTGCGAGGTGAACAGGACCATGATAGGGCAGGAGGATTAACGCTTCCTGCGCCGGTTGGTGAAATCCACAATTTCGATTGGCATGCTTTCGCCCGGGCTCACGGCAATTGTGAGGCCGCGTGATGGGAAATTTCATGGCAATCGCCTGGTCGCTCATTAAACTAACGCCATGTCTATCGTCGTTCCATCCTGGTTGCCCTTTACCGACCGCAATGGTCGGGTGCCGCCCTTAAAACTCATTGCCTTTCTATTGTGCATTGCGCCGGCTCTGTGGATCCTGATCCAATGGCAGGCCGGCTGGCTATCGCCCAAGCCCGTCACCGATGTCCTGCGCCAGACGGGCGACTGGGCGATGCGTTTTCTTGTTGTCACCTTGGCTGTAACGCCGCTGCGGTGGACGGCGCATTGGAACAAGATCTATGCGGTGCGGCGCATGCTCGGCGTCACCGCGCTCACCTATACGCTGGTCCATCTCGTGTTCTGGTTCTGGCAACAGGATTTCGATTGGGGACCGATCGTCACCGAAATGGTGTTGCGCACCTATCTCTCGGTCGGCCTCGCCGCGACATTGATCATGGTCGGGCTCGGCATCACCTCGAACGATTGGGGCGTGCGCAAGCTTGGCTCGGTCGGGTGGAACAATCTGCATTGGTGGGTCTATCCAGCGGCGATTGCCAGCCTCGTGCATTACTTCATGCTGGTGCGGCTCAATGCGTTCGAGCCAGCATTGATGGCGGGGCTCTTGGCGCTGAGCGCTGGCTTTCGCTTCCTGCGCAAGCGCGAGGCGGATTTCACGCCGCTCAGCCTTCTGGTGCTGGCGGCGATCGGCGGCCTTGCCACGGCTTTGATCGAAGCAGGCTATTACGCCTTTTCAACTGGCGTCGATGTGCATCGCCTGCTCGAGGCCAATATCGATTTCACCTATGAGATCAGGCCGGCCTGGTATGTGTTTGGGGCCGGCGTGCTGCTGGCGTTGTTGCGCATTCTGCGCAAGCCGGCGGTGATGGCCAAGCGGACAGCGCGCGCTAGTCCTTCTTCCCGCTGAACAGGAAGGGCGCGACGTCGCTGACACCTGGCGGGGTCTCGACCGAGAAGGGCATGGGCCGGCACACGGCCATGGCGGAGAGGCCGACGCGCGCCGTCAGCAGGCCGTTCAACACGCCTTCGCCCAGTCGCGCCGACAGTTTCGCGGCGATGCCGTGGCCGAGCAATTGCTGCACCAGGGAATCGCCCACCGCCATGCCGCCGGTGACCGCGAGATGCGAGCCGACCGATTTGGCGATGCGCAGAAAGCCGAGCAGGCCCGGGCGGCCGCCATAGATTTCCGCCGTGCGGCGCACGAGGCGGACCGCTTGCGCGGCGACGAACAGCACATCGATCAACGCGCGCGGCGAAATGGCGGTGACGACGGAGACGCGCTTGGCCGCATTGGCGATCTCGCGCTGCACCAGTTCGTCGAGGGGATGGATCAGGCTGCGCTCGGTGATGTCGATGAGATCGCGGCCATCGACAATCTCGCGCGCCGTGCGCAACACCAGGGCGCGGGCATGAGCGGTCTCGGGGCGTTTCGCATAGAGCGAGGCGAGATCGGTGACGAGCGAGCGAGCCGCGTCGCGATCGTCCTTGGCGCGCGCTTCGGTGAGCGCCGCATGCAGCTTGGCGATATGGCGTTGGCGCAACACGCCGGCGATCTCGCGGCCAAGCAGCACGGCAAGCGCCAGAAGCGCCAGCGCCAGCAAGGCCACACCCACCCAGCCCAAAGTCAGCGAGCGGGTGAACAGATCGTCGATCAGCCGGTTGAACCAGAGGCCAAGGGCCAGGGTGACGAGGCCGCCGATGGCTGAGGCCAGCACGCTGCCCCAGGAAAGGAAGCGGCGCGCGATGATGCCGCGCGCTTGCGCGTATTCGGCGACGGCATTCTCGGTTTCGGGAACCTCCGTCTCCAGGGCATAGGCGTCAGGCTGTTCCTCGACGGTGGCGCGCGCGCCCGCAGGCGTGCCGTCCGCATCGAGGCGGAAAGCGCGGGGGCGTTTGGCGGGGGCTTCTTCGTTCATGGGGCCAGAGGTGAGCAGCTGAGGGGTACCCGTCAAGGGCGTTCGTTGGGCGGCGGTGGTTAACGGAGGCGGTCGCCGAGCAGGAATTCGAGCGCCCGGTCCATGCGTATATGCGGCAAGGGCGCCACCTTGCCATCGATCGGTGCACTGGGAATGGGCGGACGGAAGCGGACGAAGCGCCAGTCGTTTTCGCCTTCCGGCAGGGCCAGGCCGTCGCCGCGAAACACCCGTTTCGGATCGGCCGGTAATTCGCCGGGAAAGATCGCGGCCTCGGCCTTGCCGTCGAAGATTTCGCCATCGACCTTCTCGCCGGCCAGGGGCACGCCGACGATGGCTTCCAGGCTGCTACCGTTCTGGCGCACCGAGGCTTCACGCGTCGCGCGCACGGCGGCCAGCGCGATGACATCGACGCCGGCGCCGACGCCTTCGGCGCGGTGGATGGCGCGCTCGACCAGCAGGTTGAGAATGGCTTCGAGCCGGTCGTGGTTGGAGTGATGCAGATGGTCGGCCTTGGTGGCGGCGAACAGGATGCGATCGATGCGCGGGCGGAAAATGGTCGACAGCAAAGATGAACGGCCAGCGCGGAAGGCGGTCATCACGTCGGTCATCGCGGTTTCGAGATCGCGCACCGCCGAGGGGCCGGAATTCAAAGCCGACAAGGTGTCGACCAGCACGATCTGCCGATCGAGGCGGGCGAAGTGATCGCGGAAGAACGGCCGCACCACGTGGGATTTATAGGCTTCGTAGCGCCGCTCCATCATGGCGGCGAGCGACCCCGAGACGATGGCCGATCCATCGCCGAGCGGCATGGGCGCGAAGGTCAGCGCTGGTGAACCTTCCATTTCGCCTGGCAGCAGGAAGCGGCCGGGCGGCAGGGTCGAGAGCGCCAGCGCATCGTCGCGGCAGGCTCTGAGATAGATGGTGAACAGTTCGGCGGCGCGGCGCGCCTGCTCTTCGCTCGCTGGGCCTGAGGGATCAAGCGTGGCGAGGAAGCCGCGCCAGTCGGCGGCGAGATGGGCGCGTGTCGCGGCTGTGCTGGCGTCGATCGTTTCGCGCGACCATTGCGCGTAATCCTTGGTCAGCAGCGGCAGGTCGAGCAGCCACTCGCCGGGATAATCGACTATGTCGAGGGCGAGGGAAGCCGGCCCCTTGCGCCAGCCCGCGGCGCGCTCGAATTCGATGACGATGCGCAGTTCGGAAATACGCCGGGTCGATTGCGGCCAGTGGCGCGCATCGGGCCCGTCAGCCCCACCGGTCAGATCGGCGAAATGATCCTCATAGGCGAAGCGCGGCACCGCATCGTCGGGCTGCGGGTCGAGAAAGGCGCGGGTGAGCCGTCCTTCAGCGTGGACGCGGAAAACGGGGAAGCTGCGCTGGGCGCGCGTCTCGGCCGACAGGCGCAGCAGGTGATGCACCAGCGCGGTGATGAACACGGTCTTGCCCGAGCGCGACAGGCCGGTGACGCCGAGGCGCAGACCCGTGCCGGTGACATAGTCGGCGACGCTTTGCGCGGCGATCCGGGCTTCATTGGCGAGATCGGAGAAACGGCTCAAGCGGGGCTTTCCGGCGGGTTGTCGGTTCCTAAGTCGGTTCTATGTAAGCGCAGCGGCGCCGAAATCCCAATTTTCACGCGAATCGACATTCCATTCGTCTGCCGCTCGCCCGAAAAGGCGTTATTCGGCCGGTAATCGGGCCGGCAAGCTGTCGACAGCGCGGCGCACCAGGGCGATTTCGGCGCGATAGGGGCCGATTTCGACCGAGGCCATATTGACCAGGGCGCGGAAGAAATTGGGAGTGGCGCGGCCATCCGCGTCGAACAGTTTGAGATCGTCGGTTGGGCTGGCGGCGATGCCCTCGCTCATCTTGGCGGCGTAGTTGCGGATGCGGACGGATTCGCCGGTGCAGGCCATCGGCGGGATGGCCGGTCCCGGCAAAGGGCCAAGCGCGGGCAGGCCCAGCGAGGCGATGCGCACCGGGGCCAGGGAGACGGGCGTCGGCGTGCGCTCGCCCATGCCAACGGCGATGGAGGGCGCGCGGACCATGGCCACGCGGCGATCAGGCACGCGGGAGCGGGTGACGGCGACGGCGCGTCCGCGCGTGACGCCGCCCCGACGGTGCGAGGCCAGCCAACGCGCTCGCAGCGTATTGCCGAGGCCGCGGGTGGTGAGGCCGTTCAAATTGGCGCTCTGGCGTTTGCCGCTGCTTTTGCCGCGACCGCCGGCACTGGCCACCACCGGGCCGCCGCATTCGGCCGGCGCCCAGCGCGAGATGATGGCGAGCGCGCTCTTGCGATTGAAGTCGAGGTAATAGCGGCGCAGCAATTGCGCCGCGACGGCAGCGCCTTCGTCAGCCGAGGAAAAGGCGACATGCCCGGCGTTGTCGGTGGCGATCTCGCCGCTCCAGCGGGCGCTTTTCACGCACCAGTAATTGTTGAGGCGGATGCAGCGCGGCAGAGTGGCGGGCTCCGGCGCGAACAGCATTTGCGCGCGACGGTTGAGATCCGTGTCGAGATGCAGCGCCGCCTGCACGCGCCAATTGGAGACAGCGCGATTGGCTGGCAGATACAGCGCCGGCGTCAACGCCAGCTGGGGAGCGGAGCCGATATTGAGCAGTAAAGCAAAAATCTCGGCCAACATGTGCTGATCCGTTCAATCGTCTGTGTCGTCGGCGTCAGGGCGCAAGAGCTTCGGGGTGGTGAAATAAGCCAAATGTGCTTTCGCCGCGTTGAGTTCGATCCATTCGCTGGCATCGAATGCGAATACGGCTAGCGCCGCCGTCGGGAAATGATCGATGACGTCAGCGACGCCGCCCAGCGTGGCCAGCGAATGCGCCAGTTCCGCCATGCCCGGATTGTGGGCGATGACCATGATGCGCTCGGCCGGAGGCGGCGTTTGCATGACGGCCTTCAACAGTGTGGCGCTGTCGGCCAGATAGAGTTCGGGATCGAGGTGCTGTTCCACGGGCCGATCAAACTGGGCGGTAACGATGTCGAAAGTCTGGCGGGTGCGTTCGGAATCCGAGACCAGGGCCAGGTCCGGGACGAGGCCGCGCTCGCGCAAATGCTTGCCGATGAGGGCAGCGTCGCGCTCGCCGCGGTTGGTGAGCTTGCGGCCATGGTCGCCGTTCGGCGAGGACCGCTCTGTCTTGGCGTGTCGCAGGAGAATGAGCTGAAGCATCGCCGCCGTTACCGCTCGCGCCGATTGAGGAAGACGAGGCGTTCGAACAGATGCACGTCCTGCTCGTTCTTGATCAGCGCGCCATGCAGGGGCGGGATCGCCTTCTTGGTATCCCGCTCGCGCAGGGTTTCGACGGTGACATCTTCGTTGAGCAGCAGTTTCAGCCAGTCGAGCAGTTCAGATGTCGATGGCTTCTTCTTCAGGCCGGGCACGTCGCGGACCTCGAAGAATATCCGCAGCGCTTCCTCGACCAGCCGCTTCTTGATGCCGGGGAAATGCACGTCGACGATGCGCTGCATGGTCTCCTGATCGGGGAAGCGGATGTAGTGGAAGAAGCAGCGGCGCAGAAACGCGTCCGGCAGTTCCTTCTCGTTGTTGGAGGTGATCACGACGATCGGCCGCTTGGCGGCACGCACGGTCTCGCCGGTCTCGTAGACATGGAATTCCATGCGATCGAGTTCGAGCAGGAGATCGTTGGGAAATTCGATGTCGGCCTTGTCGATCTCGTCGATCAGCAGCACCGGGCGCTGGTCGCTGACGAAGGCCTCCCAGAGCTTGCCGCGGCGGATGTAATTGCTGATGTCGGAGACTTTCGGATCGCCGAGCTGGCTGTCGCGCAGGCGGGATACCGCGTCATATTCATAGAGGCCTTGCTGAGCCTTGGTGGTCGATTTGATGTGCCAGGTGATGAGCGGCGCGTTCGCGGCCTGGGCGATTTCTTCGGCCAGCACGGTCTTGCCCGTGCCCGGCTCGCCTTTGACCAGCAAAGGACGTTCAAGAACGATGGCCGCGTTGACGGCCACCTTCAGATCGTCGGTTGCGATGTAGTTGTCGGTTCCTTCAAAGCGCATCGCGCCGCTCACCCTTTCTGTTCCAGAGCCGTTTCGGCGCTGGCATTTGACTGGCTCGCATACTGTTCACGCGAGCCGATATTCCGCGCCCCTATTTATCGCGTTTGGAAATGCTCTAAGCTCGCTTTATCAGCATAACAATCAGCAAGATTATGACAGCGCCTATGGTGGCGTTAATGATCGAACCGACCATGCCGCCACCAATGAAAATGCCGATCTGGGGTAGCAGCCAGCTGGCGACGAAGGCGCCGATAATACCTAAAACAATGTTGCCTATGAGGCCAAACCCGCCGCCGCGGACGATGAGGCCGGCTAACCAGCCCGCGACTGCGCCGATGATGAGAGTAATCAGAAGTGCGCCCAGATCCATAGCTTACCTCCTCAGTGTCGCCGGTCGTCTTGCGGCCGCGATCTCCTAGAACCTAGTGCGGGGCCGGCGCGATGGCGAGCGCTTTCTTAAATTCGCCCAGGGGCGGTTTCACCCGCCGGTCCAGTGATGTATGGCCTGTGTCGAGGCTATAAAAACATCTGAAAACCATTTGGAGGAAACACGATGGCGCAGACCCGCCGTATCGACGTTCATCATCATGTCCTGCCGGATTTCTACAAGGACGTGCAGCGGCAGGCGGGGATCATGGGCAGCGCCTATCAGGCGTTCCCGGAATGGACGGCGGAGAAGTCTCTCGCCCTGATGGATGAAACGGGCACCGCCACCAGCATTCTCTCCTTCACCTCGCCGGGGATATTCTTCGGTGATGTGGCTCAGACGCGCGGGTTGGCGCGCCAGTTCAACGATTGGCTCGCGGAACTGGTGGCACGCCATCCGCGCCGGTTCGGCGCCTTCGCCTTTCTGCCTTTGCCCGATGTGGACGGGGCCCTGGCCGAGATCGCCCGTGTCTATGACGACTTGAAGCTCGATGGCATTTGCCTGCTCACCAGTGTCGATCAGCGCTACATCGGCCATCCGGATTTCTGGCCGGTCTATGAAGAGTTGAATCGTCGCAAGGCGGTGGTGTTCATTCATCCGTGCTATCCGCCCGGCACGGAGGCGCTGGGCTGGGACATTCCGCGCATGCTGATCGACTATCCGTTCGAGACGACGCGGGTTGCGACCAATCTGATCTTCAACGGCGTCACCGAAAAACTGCCGGATATCAAATTCATCCTCTCCCATGCCGGTGGCACGCTGCCGATGCTGGCGCATCGCATCTCGCTGTTCGACAAGAAGACCAAGCAGCGGGAGCAGTATCCGCACGGGGCGCTGCATTACATTGCGAAGTTCTATTACGATACGGCGCTCAGCGGCCATGCCGCGCCGCTCGATGCGCTGACAGCTTTCGTGCCGCCGTCGCAGATTCTGTTCGGGACGGACTATCCCTATGTGTCGGAGGATATCGCCATCGCCGAAACAAAGGGCTTCGACGCCTATGGCAAGTTCGATGCGGCCACCCGTGCGCTGATCGAGCGTGGCACGGCGGAAGCTTTGTTCCCGAGGTTGAAGGGGCTTTAGGGCGGTTGGACAGCCTGGGCGCCCAGGGTTAGGATCGGGCCATGTTTCTGACCTTCTTCACGGCGCTCAAGGATGCGCAGGTGCCCGTCACCCTGCGCGAATATCTCGTGCTGATGGAAGCGCTCGATAAGGATTTGGCCGACAAGTCGGTCGATGAATTCTACTATCTGGCGCGCACCATTCTGGTGAAGGACGAGCGCAATCTCGATCGCTTCGACCGGGTGTTCGGCACGGTCTTCAAAGGGCTGGAAAACCTGCTCGAGGCCATGGAAAAAGCCGAGATCCCGGAGGAGTGGCTGCGCAAGCTGGCCGAGAAGTATCTCACCGACGAGGAGAAGCGGCAGATCGAAGCCATGGGCTGGGAAAAGCTCATGGAGACCCTGCGTGAGCGGCTGCGCGAACAGAAGGGCCGGCACCAGGGCGGCAACAAATGGATCGGCACCGCCGGCACCTCGCCCTATGGCGCCTTCGGCTATAATCCCGAAGGCGTGCGCATCGGCCAGGATAGCAATCGCAATTTCCGCGCCGCCAAAGTGTGGGACAAGCGCGAGTTCAAGGATCTCGATGGCGACATCGAGCTCGGCACGCGCAACATCAAGGTGGCGCTGCGGCGCCTGCGCAAATTCGCCCGCACCGGATCACCCGATGAGCTTGATCTCGATGGGACGATCCGCGAGACAGCGCAGCGCGGCTATCTCGACGTGCAGATGCGCCCCGAGCGGCGCAATGCGGTGAAGGTGCTGTTGTTCTTCGACGTCGGCGGGTCGATGGATTGGCACATCAAACAGGTCGAGGAATTGTTCTCGGCGGCGCGCACCGAGTTCAAGCATATGGAGCATTTCTATTTCCATAACTGCCTCTATGAGGGCGTGTGGAAACAGAACGTGCGCCGCTTCACCGATCGCACGCCGACCTGGGACGTGCTGCACACCTATGGCCACGACTATAAGGTGATCTTCGTCGGCGATGCATCGATGTCGCCTTATGAAGTGTCGATGCCGGGCGGCTCGGTCGAGCACAACAATCCGGAAGCCGGCATCATCTGGCTTGAGCGTGTGACGCGCACCTATCCGCATGCGATCTGGCTCAACCCGGTGCCGCAGAACCAATGGCGCTATACGCAGTCGATCAAGCTGATCGAGGCGGCGATGGATGGCCGCATGTTTCCGCTGACCATCAAGGGCCTCGAAGAGGCGATGCGGGAATTGGTGCGATAGGACAAGAAGAAAACCTTGGTGTCATTCCCGACGCGCCGTAGGCGCGAGCGGGAATCCAGAGCGTGTGGTGGAGTGTACAATCACAGTACCGCAGCGCGATCTTCAATGCATCAAGGCAAGCATCCGTCGCTTGCTCTGGATCCCCGCTCGACTGCTGCGCGGCCGTCGGGGATGACACTGAGGCTTCGGAACGTTCTTGTGGCGTATCTTACGCCCTGATAGCGCCGGACTTCACAGCGCCGCTGCGCGCCTTCACCGCCGCGCGACTGTCAACCGCAATGCCGATCCACATGCCGGCTGCAATCGCAGCTATGGCGAGGAAGGAGCCGGGCGACAGGGTTGAGACGCCGGAGAGGCCCTGGCCGGTGGTGCAGCCAAGCGCCATGACGCCGCCAAAGCCCATCAGGATAGCGCCGCCGAGATAGCGCAGCATCTGGCGCGGGCCGTCAAAGCCTTGCAGGCGGAAGCGTCCGCCGATCAGCGATGAGAGGAAAGCGCCGCCGAGCGCGCCCGCCAGGAAGGCGACACCGAAGTCGATCTTCGCGCCGGTATAGGTCATCAGATATTGCACGCCATTGGCGAGCGGCGCGATGAAAGCGGCGCTCCACGGCTGCAACTTGTCGAAGCCGTCATCGCCGAGAAGCACCGAAGCGCTCCAGCCTGCCGCAATGGTGGCGCCAATGGCGATGGCGGCAAAACCGCGCCAG from the Beijerinckia sp. 28-YEA-48 genome contains:
- a CDS encoding TIGR01620 family protein produces the protein MTGTPQLLTSGPMNEEAPAKRPRAFRLDADGTPAGARATVEEQPDAYALETEVPETENAVAEYAQARGIIARRFLSWGSVLASAIGGLVTLALGLWFNRLIDDLFTRSLTLGWVGVALLALALLALAVLLGREIAGVLRQRHIAKLHAALTEARAKDDRDAARSLVTDLASLYAKRPETAHARALVLRTAREIVDGRDLIDITERSLIHPLDELVQREIANAAKRVSVVTAISPRALIDVLFVAAQAVRLVRRTAEIYGGRPGLLGFLRIAKSVGSHLAVTGGMAVGDSLVQQLLGHGIAAKLSARLGEGVLNGLLTARVGLSAMAVCRPMPFSVETPPGVSDVAPFLFSGKKD
- a CDS encoding amidohydrolase family protein — translated: MAQTRRIDVHHHVLPDFYKDVQRQAGIMGSAYQAFPEWTAEKSLALMDETGTATSILSFTSPGIFFGDVAQTRGLARQFNDWLAELVARHPRRFGAFAFLPLPDVDGALAEIARVYDDLKLDGICLLTSVDQRYIGHPDFWPVYEELNRRKAVVFIHPCYPPGTEALGWDIPRMLIDYPFETTRVATNLIFNGVTEKLPDIKFILSHAGGTLPMLAHRISLFDKKTKQREQYPHGALHYIAKFYYDTALSGHAAPLDALTAFVPPSQILFGTDYPYVSEDIAIAETKGFDAYGKFDAATRALIERGTAEALFPRLKGL
- a CDS encoding diguanylate cyclase produces the protein MPAVPRPLKNWPPESRRPGDAATIATLRAELEAQAQFIREQSAALAHSRKIFDRASATARIGVWECELADEGLTWTDQVYDLFELPRGAPLDRQNLLTFYTPESLHQLHERRSRAIAERGGFHLDAEIITAKGRHRWIRITATVECENGLPVRIFGMKQDVTEEKLLSDRMRYLAEFDIMTGLANRGSFQMRLDALAEGAEAPFGALLLVDLDGFKQINDLFGHALGDECLKEAAIRLKSICGEGDFVARIGGDEFAVLLSATCAQTDIDTTAERIVEAISQPIRYADRSFQIGASVGVACVGTRQASELFTQADAALYAAKASGRNTYRLFSPALLSTVPARPAPPADVASLDRRRFRSARVS
- a CDS encoding GlsB/YeaQ/YmgE family stress response membrane protein gives rise to the protein MDLGALLITLIIGAVAGWLAGLIVRGGGFGLIGNIVLGIIGAFVASWLLPQIGIFIGGGMVGSIINATIGAVIILLIVMLIKRA
- a CDS encoding YcjX family protein encodes the protein MSRFSDLANEARIAAQSVADYVTGTGLRLGVTGLSRSGKTVFITALVHHLLRLSAETRAQRSFPVFRVHAEGRLTRAFLDPQPDDAVPRFAYEDHFADLTGGADGPDARHWPQSTRRISELRIVIEFERAAGWRKGPASLALDIVDYPGEWLLDLPLLTKDYAQWSRETIDASTAATRAHLAADWRGFLATLDPSGPASEEQARRAAELFTIYLRACRDDALALSTLPPGRFLLPGEMEGSPALTFAPMPLGDGSAIVSGSLAAMMERRYEAYKSHVVRPFFRDHFARLDRQIVLVDTLSALNSGPSAVRDLETAMTDVMTAFRAGRSSLLSTIFRPRIDRILFAATKADHLHHSNHDRLEAILNLLVERAIHRAEGVGAGVDVIALAAVRATREASVRQNGSSLEAIVGVPLAGEKVDGEIFDGKAEAAIFPGELPADPKRVFRGDGLALPEGENDWRFVRFRPPIPSAPIDGKVAPLPHIRMDRALEFLLGDRLR
- a CDS encoding DUF2161 family putative PD-(D/E)XK-type phosphodiesterase, with the translated sequence MPETSLYLPVKHFLEDLGFTVKGEIGNCDLVALKDGEPPIVVIGELKLSFNLELVLQAVDRAAAADEVWLVARTSLRGNGRESDARFRNLCRRLGFGMLGVSQAGDVSVLVSPVAPMPRKDTRKRARLVEEHRRRQGDPAVGGSTRAPVMTAYRQEALICAAALVPGPLRPRDLRPNAPKAAQILRDNYYGWFARTERGIYALTEIGHAALQRWPQERQKERQQESLKEKHEERPQAAGQNGR
- a CDS encoding MoxR family ATPase encodes the protein MRFEGTDNYIATDDLKVAVNAAIVLERPLLVKGEPGTGKTVLAEEIAQAANAPLITWHIKSTTKAQQGLYEYDAVSRLRDSQLGDPKVSDISNYIRRGKLWEAFVSDQRPVLLIDEIDKADIEFPNDLLLELDRMEFHVYETGETVRAAKRPIVVITSNNEKELPDAFLRRCFFHYIRFPDQETMQRIVDVHFPGIKKRLVEEALRIFFEVRDVPGLKKKPSTSELLDWLKLLLNEDVTVETLRERDTKKAIPPLHGALIKNEQDVHLFERLVFLNRRER
- a CDS encoding histidine phosphatase family protein, which gives rise to MLQLILLRHAKTERSSPNGDHGRKLTNRGERDAALIGKHLRERGLVPDLALVSDSERTRQTFDIVTAQFDRPVEQHLDPELYLADSATLLKAVMQTPPPAERIMVIAHNPGMAELAHSLATLGGVADVIDHFPTAALAVFAFDASEWIELNAAKAHLAYFTTPKLLRPDADDTDD
- a CDS encoding VWA domain-containing protein; translated protein: MFLTFFTALKDAQVPVTLREYLVLMEALDKDLADKSVDEFYYLARTILVKDERNLDRFDRVFGTVFKGLENLLEAMEKAEIPEEWLRKLAEKYLTDEEKRQIEAMGWEKLMETLRERLREQKGRHQGGNKWIGTAGTSPYGAFGYNPEGVRIGQDSNRNFRAAKVWDKREFKDLDGDIELGTRNIKVALRRLRKFARTGSPDELDLDGTIRETAQRGYLDVQMRPERRNAVKVLLFFDVGGSMDWHIKQVEELFSAARTEFKHMEHFYFHNCLYEGVWKQNVRRFTDRTPTWDVLHTYGHDYKVIFVGDASMSPYEVSMPGGSVEHNNPEAGIIWLERVTRTYPHAIWLNPVPQNQWRYTQSIKLIEAAMDGRMFPLTIKGLEEAMRELVR
- a CDS encoding protein-methionine-sulfoxide reductase heme-binding subunit MsrQ, which produces MSIVVPSWLPFTDRNGRVPPLKLIAFLLCIAPALWILIQWQAGWLSPKPVTDVLRQTGDWAMRFLVVTLAVTPLRWTAHWNKIYAVRRMLGVTALTYTLVHLVFWFWQQDFDWGPIVTEMVLRTYLSVGLAATLIMVGLGITSNDWGVRKLGSVGWNNLHWWVYPAAIASLVHYFMLVRLNAFEPALMAGLLALSAGFRFLRKREADFTPLSLLVLAAIGGLATALIEAGYYAFSTGVDVHRLLEANIDFTYEIRPAWYVFGAGVLLALLRILRKPAVMAKRTARASPSSR